The archaeon BMS3Bbin15 genome contains the following window.
CTGCCCTAACTGCATTGAATTGTAGTGTAGATTTTGATGTTATGTCGTAAAGCTCTAAAACATACCTGGAGACGTGTGCAACTATTTCCGCCTCATGTGGAGCATTTATCTTAATCAGTTTCTGTGCTATTGCCTCTATATGGTCAGCAATGCACTCGAGACTTTTTAATATTAACCTCAGTCCCATTATATCTCTCTGATGCTCTATACCAATCTGCCTTGCCTTTCGCCTGCTCATAGCAGCGCCCTTCAGTTGCCGCACACTGCCAGGAAATAAAGCCTGTCAATCTCCTTCTCTCTGCTTATCGTATGTTCTATTAATTCAATATTCTGCGTTGAGAATGCTGCCTCTCCTACGAGCATCCTTTTCACGATACTGGAGATTCTTTCTACAACCTTTAACACAGGAATCTTTGCCTGGTCAATAAAAACCTGGGCAGTTATTTCATCTTCATTGTCTCTTATAATCTCCACAGCTATTAGGGAGTTTAGAATCTCTTTAGCCTCCTCCTTTAATTTTATACTCTTTCTGTCGAATTTTGTTCTTATTATATTGTAGCCTGCAAGATAGCTGGCTATTATCCTTCTTTGAAGTTCTCCTGTACTTATATCCCTACTCTCTATTACAGCCTCCTCTGGCTCTGGAATATATACCGGCTCCATGATTATACAGTCCTCCTGTACATCTAAGAGCACATAGCTTTTTGTACCTGGACTGTTTGCCTGAACCCATTTCCTTGGCAGGGAAATCATGCAGGACGACCCGCTTGTATACACCTTTTTTTTTAGCATAATAAGTTAGTTCTTCTTATCAGAATTTAATAAATGTCTATATGTTCTATATAGATTAAATTTAACATTTAGATGTTAATGTTTGGTATATAGACCACTATGGAAAGCCGGAAAATACAGTTCACTGGCAGGTCGACATATATCATTTCACTTCCCAAGAAGTGGGTGGAGGAGAGGATGCTTAAGGCTGGCGACAGGCTTTTAATTGAAACAAGCGATTCCGGGAATTTGATTCTGAGAGCAGAAGCGAGAGGAGAGGAGGATGTGTCGATGAAAAGCCTTGAAGTAACAAATCTTCTTCCAAAAGAAATAGAGAGAAGGGTTATATCCTGTTATCTTGACGGTTTTGACGAGCTAAGGATAACATCAAAGGTAAGAATACTGCCAGAACAGCGGGAAGCGGTTCTGAACATACTGCGCAGGGTTCTCGGAGCTGAGATACTCGCAGAAACCTCCAATGAGATAGTTGTGAATGACTTTCTTGATATGAAAGACCTCCCTCCCAAAAGCATACTTCGGCGAATGTATGTAATAGTAGAGTT
Protein-coding sequences here:
- a CDS encoding phoU domain protein — protein: MSRRKARQIGIEHQRDIMGLRLILKSLECIADHIEAIAQKLIKINAPHEAEIVAHVSRYVLELYDITSKSTLQFNAVRAEEIFKKLPAVREEISISEKHLQKSMHTPETVITLHLCLESYYWITRHCSDIAEIVINMHAEVPERHV